A genomic window from Algoriphagus sp. Y33 includes:
- a CDS encoding class I SAM-dependent methyltransferase, whose product MESKKHNENIIKQFSKQAVGYSSITSHSDALDKLVQISGITKEDTVLDIACGTGIVSCEFAKHAHFVTGIDITEEMLDHARKSQQKENLQNVSWETGDVTDLPYPDNHFSLVISRFGFHHFLDPLQVLSEMTRVCKSNGLIMVVDVSVPDDKINKYNEMEKLRDYSHVSTISKAGFASIFEKTGLKHPETDDYVMQITLNEQLQASFPTNPDELKNMILQDIGVDNLGINARWFGEEVMLNYPIHIFSARK is encoded by the coding sequence ATGGAAAGCAAAAAGCACAACGAAAACATTATAAAGCAATTTTCCAAACAGGCAGTTGGGTACTCCTCAATAACTTCACACAGCGATGCTTTGGACAAATTGGTTCAGATTTCCGGAATAACCAAAGAAGACACGGTACTGGATATTGCATGCGGTACAGGCATTGTATCCTGCGAATTTGCCAAACATGCCCATTTTGTTACCGGTATTGACATCACCGAAGAAATGCTTGATCATGCGAGAAAATCGCAACAAAAGGAGAACCTCCAAAACGTCTCCTGGGAGACTGGAGACGTTACAGATTTACCATATCCCGACAACCATTTTTCGCTAGTGATATCAAGATTTGGGTTTCACCATTTTTTAGACCCACTTCAAGTTTTGAGTGAAATGACGAGAGTCTGTAAATCCAACGGCCTGATTATGGTAGTGGATGTCTCGGTACCTGACGATAAAATCAACAAGTACAACGAAATGGAAAAACTTAGGGACTATTCCCATGTATCAACAATCTCAAAGGCCGGTTTTGCCAGTATTTTTGAAAAGACTGGGTTAAAACATCCTGAAACCGATGACTATGTAATGCAGATTACCCTAAATGAACAACTCCAAGCTTCGTTTCCGACAAACCCCGATGAATTGAAAAACATGATTCTTCAGGATATAGGAGTTGATAATTTGGGAATAAACGCAAGATGGTTTGGTGAAGAAGTAATGCTTAACTACCCAATCCATATCTTTTCAGCCCGAAAATGA
- a CDS encoding DNA-3-methyladenine glycosylase I: MSYCTAIQLMTPSDRRELHKNYHDNHYGFPIHHDNELFGRLIMEINQAGLSWETILKKEQRFRTAYSNFNIAEVANYTIEDRERLLADSGIIRNKLKVNAAIENAKAVQILQKEFGSFDNWLRYHHQKTKDEWVKLFKKTFRFTGGEIVNEFLMSIGYLHGAHDEDCPVYKQILEHQPMWSKL; the protein is encoded by the coding sequence ATGTCCTATTGTACTGCAATCCAATTGATGACACCAAGTGATAGAAGGGAATTGCATAAAAATTACCATGACAATCACTATGGTTTTCCCATCCATCATGATAATGAGCTATTTGGACGCCTGATCATGGAGATTAACCAGGCGGGATTGAGTTGGGAAACAATACTGAAAAAAGAACAAAGGTTCAGAACTGCATACAGCAACTTCAATATTGCCGAAGTGGCTAATTATACGATCGAGGATAGGGAAAGACTTTTGGCAGATAGCGGAATTATCCGAAATAAACTCAAAGTAAATGCTGCTATTGAAAATGCGAAGGCAGTTCAAATACTGCAAAAAGAGTTTGGTTCCTTTGATAATTGGTTAAGGTATCATCATCAGAAAACAAAAGATGAATGGGTGAAACTATTCAAAAAAACATTTCGCTTTACAGGAGGAGAAATCGTTAATGAATTTCTGATGAGTATAGGGTATTTGCACGGTGCTCATGATGAAGATTGCCCCGTTTACAAGCAAATCTTGGAACACCAACCCATGTGGTCAAAATTGTAA
- a CDS encoding metal ABC transporter permease: MSFDQNAFLIIFTASIISISCGLLGVFMMLRKMSMTGDAISHAVLPGIVIGFFVSGSQRGLEVIIGAGLLGILATLIINWLKTKAKVQLDASIGITFTLLFAIGIILINMLAYKVDLDQECVLYGEIAYLPIDLWITKAGFSMGPRITYLAILNLVLVSLFIFLLYKELTLTSFDENFGLVIGLPAGAINLALMSMVSYTTVSSFEAVGAILVVALLVVPPATAFLWTKKLTSLIKLTCALGIFIAIAGYYMAYLVDSSIAGMMVAVGGIVFLGSALVKSTKPHMLFGTSTPNKPLEI, from the coding sequence ATGAGCTTTGACCAAAACGCATTTCTAATCATTTTCACAGCATCCATTATTTCAATTTCATGTGGGCTGCTGGGTGTTTTTATGATGCTGCGAAAAATGTCCATGACAGGAGATGCCATCTCCCACGCAGTACTCCCGGGAATAGTCATAGGGTTCTTCGTATCCGGCAGCCAGCGTGGACTGGAGGTAATTATAGGAGCTGGACTTCTCGGTATTTTGGCTACTTTGATTATCAATTGGCTTAAAACAAAAGCTAAAGTACAGCTGGATGCATCTATAGGAATCACCTTTACACTCTTATTTGCCATCGGAATTATCCTGATAAATATGCTGGCCTATAAAGTCGACTTGGACCAGGAATGTGTGCTGTATGGTGAGATTGCCTACCTGCCGATAGATCTCTGGATTACCAAAGCCGGGTTTAGCATGGGACCAAGAATCACCTATCTCGCCATCTTGAATTTAGTTTTGGTCAGTCTATTTATATTCTTATTGTACAAGGAGTTAACATTGACCAGTTTTGATGAAAACTTCGGTTTGGTAATAGGTCTTCCGGCAGGAGCCATCAACCTTGCCTTGATGAGTATGGTTTCCTATACGACCGTCAGCAGTTTCGAAGCTGTTGGTGCTATTTTGGTGGTAGCCTTGTTGGTAGTCCCTCCTGCCACGGCATTTCTTTGGACTAAAAAATTAACCTCCCTGATTAAACTTACCTGCGCTTTAGGTATTTTTATCGCAATAGCAGGATATTATATGGCATATTTGGTTGACAGTTCTATAGCAGGAATGATGGTTGCAGTTGGTGGGATTGTCTTTTTAGGGAGCGCTTTAGTCAAAAGCACCAAGCCGCATATGCTATTCGGAACTTCCACCCCAAACAAGCCGTTGGAGATTTGA
- a CDS encoding helix-turn-helix domain-containing protein, with amino-acid sequence MLKEFNFKKFGYLELKELPQNGNEFVPFHDHIKMLFLPKGSELKVDFEEFYLKSDCLLFLNPKVIIQALNHDIQEGELIYFNRDFYCIEVHDQEVACDGILYNNVFEVPFVELTPDQSSEVQNVLQEIKAEMNNQDSNTEEMLRILLKMVILKATRIWKKVHQFTEIQQDEDVQFLRKFSQLVERHFKTHHSVSDYADMLFITPKNLSKKIKLLSNESPNNIIKNRIIHESKRLLVHTTLTVKEIAYQLNYDDVAYFIRFFSKSTGNSPTAFRRKF; translated from the coding sequence ATGCTTAAAGAATTCAACTTTAAAAAATTTGGTTATCTCGAGCTTAAGGAGCTACCCCAAAATGGGAATGAATTCGTGCCTTTTCATGACCACATTAAAATGTTGTTCTTGCCTAAAGGCTCAGAATTGAAAGTTGACTTTGAAGAATTTTATCTAAAAAGTGATTGTCTTCTCTTTCTTAATCCAAAAGTAATTATCCAAGCCTTAAACCATGATATTCAAGAGGGCGAACTGATTTATTTCAACAGGGATTTTTATTGCATTGAAGTGCATGATCAGGAAGTTGCCTGCGACGGCATTCTATACAATAATGTATTCGAAGTTCCTTTTGTAGAGTTGACTCCTGATCAATCCTCTGAAGTACAAAATGTCCTGCAGGAAATAAAAGCTGAAATGAATAATCAGGATAGCAATACAGAAGAAATGTTAAGGATTTTGTTGAAGATGGTGATTCTAAAGGCTACCCGCATTTGGAAAAAAGTTCATCAGTTTACTGAAATACAACAGGACGAAGATGTACAATTTCTTCGTAAATTCAGTCAGTTGGTTGAACGTCACTTTAAAACACATCATTCTGTTTCAGATTATGCCGATATGTTGTTCATTACACCCAAAAACCTCAGTAAGAAAATAAAGTTGCTGAGTAATGAGAGTCCAAATAACATTATCAAAAACAGGATTATTCACGAAAGCAAACGACTTCTGGTTCATACCACACTCACGGTAAAAGAAATAGCATACCAATTAAATTACGATGACGTGGCCTATTTTATCCGTTTCTTTTCAAAAAGCACGGGAAATTCACCTACAGCTTTCAGGAGAAAATTCTGA
- a CDS encoding helix-turn-helix domain-containing protein → MYLRKIPVSLNCGLDLIGEVLYGKWKIRLLWFINEGHMRPSELQRKIPDASRRVLNIQLKELEDHELITRKIYPVVPPKVEYRLTEFGESLIPIISKLGEWGDEHQDHLRNVIVKREESLSGE, encoded by the coding sequence ATGTATTTAAGAAAGATACCTGTCAGCCTGAATTGCGGTCTCGACCTAATCGGGGAAGTGCTCTATGGAAAGTGGAAAATACGTCTGCTTTGGTTTATCAATGAGGGACATATGAGACCAAGCGAACTGCAACGCAAAATCCCGGATGCTTCAAGAAGAGTGTTGAATATTCAGCTTAAAGAGTTGGAAGACCATGAGTTAATAACCAGAAAAATTTATCCAGTTGTCCCACCAAAAGTAGAATATAGACTAACTGAATTTGGGGAATCTCTCATACCAATTATTTCAAAATTAGGAGAATGGGGTGATGAACACCAAGACCATTTAAGAAATGTAATCGTAAAGCGGGAAGAGAGTTTATCAGGAGAATAA
- a CDS encoding thioredoxin fold domain-containing protein → MKKIVFISLFLFTAHFVRAQDKIEWLKFEEAVAATEANPKMLLIDVYTDWCGWCKKMDKETFTDPVVVSYINEKFYAVKMNAEDNKRKFDFKGKEYTEAKMAAAMRVNSYPNFVIIDPTLKNITQLPGYRQPVQFLDGLGQIVDNGIGAK, encoded by the coding sequence ATGAAAAAAATAGTATTTATAAGTTTATTTCTATTCACTGCCCATTTTGTGAGAGCACAGGATAAAATAGAATGGCTGAAATTTGAAGAGGCTGTAGCCGCTACAGAAGCCAATCCTAAAATGCTCTTGATCGATGTCTATACGGACTGGTGCGGCTGGTGCAAAAAAATGGACAAGGAAACTTTCACCGATCCCGTAGTAGTCAGCTATATCAATGAGAAATTCTATGCCGTCAAAATGAACGCTGAGGACAATAAGCGCAAGTTTGACTTCAAAGGAAAAGAATATACTGAGGCAAAAATGGCAGCAGCCATGCGTGTGAACTCCTATCCTAATTTTGTGATCATCGATCCTACATTGAAGAATATTACCCAGTTGCCCGGATACAGGCAGCCCGTACAGTTTCTGGATGGATTGGGACAAATCGTAGATAATGGAATCGGCGCAAAATGA
- a CDS encoding SDR family oxidoreductase — protein sequence MEQQFNFNNELSGKIALVTGGTKGAGKAIAERLSEAGATVIITARNSPENLTENQHFIAADLSTKAGTSKVIAEVTSRFERLDILINNLGSSTTPAGGYKVLNDEDWLQSFQANLLAPVRLDRGFLPQMEERGNGVIIHIASIQGRLPLYDSTLPYAAAKAGLINYSKSLSNEVASKGVRVLTVSPGWIATTASVAMMERIASSSNISVEEATQSVMDALGGIPFGKPAQPREVAELVGFLVSPRASYLTGTEFVIDGGTIPTI from the coding sequence ATGGAACAGCAATTTAATTTCAATAATGAATTATCAGGCAAAATAGCATTGGTAACAGGCGGAACAAAAGGGGCAGGGAAGGCCATTGCGGAAAGATTAAGTGAGGCAGGGGCTACTGTGATTATTACAGCAAGAAACAGCCCTGAAAATTTGACTGAAAACCAACATTTTATAGCGGCTGATTTAAGTACTAAAGCAGGCACATCAAAGGTAATTGCCGAAGTTACATCAAGGTTTGAGAGGCTTGATATTTTGATCAATAATTTGGGAAGCTCAACTACTCCAGCCGGAGGGTATAAAGTGTTGAATGATGAAGATTGGTTGCAGTCATTTCAGGCAAACTTGCTAGCCCCGGTTAGATTGGATAGAGGATTCTTGCCTCAAATGGAGGAACGAGGAAATGGAGTCATTATTCACATCGCTTCCATACAAGGAAGGTTGCCATTGTATGATTCTACTTTGCCTTATGCGGCAGCAAAAGCAGGGCTTATAAATTATAGCAAGAGCCTATCAAATGAAGTTGCCTCAAAGGGCGTGCGTGTATTGACCGTATCCCCGGGATGGATTGCCACCACAGCGTCTGTGGCAATGATGGAGCGTATTGCCAGCAGTTCAAATATTAGTGTAGAAGAGGCAACACAAAGTGTGATGGATGCATTAGGTGGAATACCTTTTGGCAAGCCAGCACAGCCTCGGGAAGTTGCAGAGTTAGTCGGTTTTCTTGTTTCCCCTAGAGCAAGTTACTTAACAGGTACTGAATTTGTAATTGATGGAGGTACAATCCCAACTATTTAG
- a CDS encoding multidrug resistance efflux transporter family protein, protein MKSSKRTALFLGILSALFFAITFVLNRFMAVQGGHWIWSASIRYFWTALFLLVLVLISKKLKPVVLAIKEKPSQWLFWSTIGFGMFYAPLTFASAFGPSWLIAGTWQITILAGIIVAPWIQKTHPKKALPLQTILYSLIILLGVLLMQVGHARQVSIKDLILGFAPVLVAAFAYPIGNRKMMEITIGKIDALQRTFGMTVASLPFWILLSCIGLAFEKFPTASQVNTTLWVAICSGVVATVLFFKATDKVQKDPKALAAVEATQSTEVLFALVGELLILNETIPDRYAIAGGFLVLLGMVLHSLKK, encoded by the coding sequence ATGAAATCTAGTAAACGCACTGCACTGTTCCTTGGAATTTTATCTGCGCTGTTTTTTGCCATTACGTTTGTATTGAACAGATTTATGGCCGTTCAAGGGGGGCATTGGATATGGAGTGCTTCAATACGCTATTTCTGGACCGCCTTATTTTTGTTGGTTTTAGTGCTTATATCCAAAAAGCTCAAACCTGTAGTTCTGGCTATTAAAGAAAAACCAAGTCAATGGTTATTCTGGAGTACCATTGGCTTTGGAATGTTTTATGCACCGCTAACCTTTGCATCCGCTTTCGGTCCATCATGGTTGATAGCAGGAACCTGGCAAATAACTATTTTAGCCGGAATAATAGTTGCGCCTTGGATACAGAAAACCCATCCTAAAAAAGCACTACCGTTACAAACTATTCTGTATTCCCTCATTATACTTTTGGGAGTTTTACTTATGCAGGTCGGACATGCCCGTCAGGTTTCCATAAAAGACTTAATACTAGGCTTTGCCCCGGTTTTGGTTGCCGCTTTTGCTTATCCGATAGGAAACAGAAAAATGATGGAAATTACCATTGGGAAAATAGATGCCCTGCAAAGAACTTTTGGGATGACAGTCGCAAGCCTCCCGTTTTGGATTTTACTCTCTTGCATAGGACTTGCATTTGAAAAATTCCCAACAGCTTCCCAGGTAAATACAACTTTATGGGTTGCAATCTGTTCAGGGGTAGTAGCTACGGTTTTATTCTTTAAGGCAACTGACAAAGTTCAAAAAGATCCTAAGGCTTTAGCTGCTGTTGAGGCTACACAATCCACTGAAGTCCTGTTTGCATTGGTGGGGGAACTGCTCATTTTGAATGAAACAATCCCTGATAGGTATGCCATTGCAGGAGGCTTTTTGGTTTTGTTGGGCATGGTCCTGCATAGTCTGAAAAAGTGA
- a CDS encoding outer membrane beta-barrel protein: MYVKIIATIIIAFCFSIHCFGQTNNKIKKAYIGISAGSTMFTGSEFTLGYIVPGYMNGLNSNTGETLSLNPGGVGLTINLIDAGYFFGKNWGVSLKWQGGAHVLQRSNEEFINTFGALMIGPVYTVPVSPKLNIDAKARVGRMYMGSEYEYNGNGILITAMTDYSKVGVEFGISLRYHFASKWSWLNNMEFQKQFVDRNLFQISRINLSTGIGFRF; the protein is encoded by the coding sequence ATGTATGTAAAAATAATAGCTACAATAATTATTGCTTTCTGCTTCTCAATTCATTGTTTTGGACAAACCAATAACAAAATCAAAAAAGCTTATATTGGAATAAGTGCAGGTTCAACAATGTTTACCGGTTCAGAATTTACACTAGGCTATATCGTTCCCGGTTATATGAATGGTTTAAATTCTAATACTGGAGAAACTCTTTCTCTGAATCCGGGAGGAGTGGGGCTGACGATCAATCTTATAGACGCCGGATATTTTTTCGGAAAAAACTGGGGCGTTTCCCTTAAATGGCAGGGAGGTGCACATGTTCTGCAAAGATCCAATGAGGAATTTATCAACACATTTGGAGCTTTAATGATTGGTCCTGTTTATACTGTTCCAGTGAGCCCAAAACTGAATATTGATGCAAAGGCTAGGGTGGGCAGAATGTATATGGGGTCAGAATATGAATACAATGGAAATGGCATCTTGATCACAGCAATGACGGATTATTCTAAGGTTGGCGTTGAATTTGGGATTTCTCTCAGGTATCACTTTGCATCTAAATGGTCATGGCTCAATAATATGGAGTTTCAGAAGCAGTTTGTTGATCGTAATTTATTTCAGATTAGTAGAATTAATTTATCTACCGGAATAGGATTCAGATTTTAA
- a CDS encoding AraC family transcriptional regulator → MNNDYKTNISVDHGFEKNELRPVTTYSETIRNAKCADYHSHPRAQIISCDRGIMEVVTGKNIWIVNPSQCVWLAGNEGHQVYFPRNVKVVSAFIDESKLCSLPKVSFAFDTTVFIKSLLAKITFFSNPERLTSQQARIFEVLLDEISCLTPSPTFLPTSRDERVKKVTDALMNDVSGTKTIEYYAELSCMSSRTLLRLFTKELGMGFGEWKMRLKLLEAIRLLGERRAVKDIAFDLGYENVSSFITTFKKHLGTTPAKYVIE, encoded by the coding sequence ATGAATAATGATTATAAGACAAATATCAGTGTTGACCACGGTTTTGAGAAAAATGAGCTACGCCCGGTTACCACTTATTCTGAAACTATCCGGAATGCAAAATGTGCTGATTATCATTCTCATCCACGGGCCCAAATCATATCATGCGATCGAGGGATTATGGAAGTTGTAACAGGAAAAAATATTTGGATAGTCAATCCATCCCAATGCGTGTGGTTAGCAGGTAATGAGGGGCATCAGGTATACTTCCCAAGGAATGTGAAAGTTGTTTCAGCATTTATTGATGAGTCAAAATTGTGCAGTCTTCCCAAAGTGAGCTTTGCTTTTGACACAACGGTTTTTATAAAAAGCCTGCTAGCCAAAATCACCTTTTTTTCGAACCCTGAGCGATTGACATCCCAACAAGCTAGAATTTTTGAAGTACTGTTGGATGAAATCTCCTGCTTAACCCCCAGTCCCACATTCCTTCCGACAAGCCGTGATGAAAGAGTTAAAAAAGTAACAGATGCTCTGATGAACGATGTTTCGGGAACGAAAACTATTGAGTATTATGCGGAGCTATCATGCATGAGTTCCAGAACGCTTTTACGGTTGTTTACTAAGGAGTTGGGTATGGGTTTCGGTGAATGGAAGATGCGTTTAAAATTGCTTGAAGCAATAAGGCTACTTGGAGAAAGAAGAGCGGTAAAGGACATTGCTTTTGATTTGGGATATGAAAATGTGAGTTCGTTTATTACCACATTCAAAAAGCATTTGGGCACCACTCCTGCTAAATATGTGATTGAATAG
- the mnmE gene encoding tRNA uridine-5-carboxymethylaminomethyl(34) synthesis GTPase MnmE — MSFSLSEQSDTIVALATPQGVGAIAIIRLSGKDAIQLTNEVFFGKNLENQESHTIHFGTIRDGEKIIDEVLVSLFIAPKSFTKENVVEISTHGSSYIINQVLKLFIRKGARPAKPGEFTQRAFLNGQFDLAQAEAVADLIHADSETSHQAALSQMRGGFSSEIQELRSKLIHFASMIELELDFGEEDVEFASREELRTLVERLLRVVEELILSFDLGNVIKNGVPTVIAGKPNAGKSTLLNALLNEEKAIVSEIAGTTRDFIEDEINIGGVIFRFIDTAGLRETTDTIEAIGVSRTQEKMKSASLILYLFDLGDTDLVEINRDVNKLENQGVPFLKVANKVDKGNPQLMSKLKEKYPDTIFISAGQKENLEELKSRILVLVNLDKFRTGNTVVTNVRHYDSLVKTRESLLDILTGLDKEVTNDFVAMDIRRSLHFLGEITGEITTDDLLENIFRNFCIGK, encoded by the coding sequence ATGAGTTTTTCCCTTTCTGAACAAAGCGACACCATAGTCGCTTTAGCCACTCCCCAGGGCGTTGGAGCTATTGCCATAATCCGCCTTTCCGGAAAAGATGCCATTCAGCTTACAAATGAAGTCTTTTTTGGTAAAAATTTGGAGAACCAAGAATCCCACACCATACATTTTGGAACTATCCGTGATGGCGAGAAGATCATCGATGAAGTTCTTGTTTCCTTATTTATCGCACCCAAGTCATTTACCAAGGAAAATGTGGTGGAAATATCCACACACGGCTCGTCCTATATCATCAATCAGGTTCTAAAGCTTTTTATCCGAAAAGGAGCCCGCCCGGCTAAACCGGGAGAATTCACCCAGCGCGCATTTCTCAATGGTCAGTTTGATCTGGCACAGGCTGAGGCAGTAGCAGATCTGATCCATGCGGATTCCGAGACTTCACATCAGGCTGCACTTAGCCAAATGAGAGGCGGATTTAGCTCTGAAATTCAAGAGCTTAGAAGTAAACTGATCCATTTTGCTTCAATGATAGAACTGGAACTGGACTTTGGTGAAGAGGATGTGGAATTTGCAAGCCGGGAAGAATTACGGACGTTGGTAGAACGCCTTCTAAGAGTAGTGGAAGAATTGATTTTGAGTTTTGACCTGGGAAATGTGATCAAAAATGGCGTACCTACTGTGATCGCCGGAAAACCCAATGCCGGCAAATCCACCCTACTCAATGCGCTGCTCAACGAAGAGAAAGCAATCGTGTCTGAAATTGCCGGAACGACGAGGGATTTTATCGAAGATGAAATTAATATTGGAGGCGTGATCTTCCGATTTATAGACACAGCAGGTTTACGGGAAACAACCGATACCATTGAAGCAATTGGCGTAAGCAGAACCCAGGAGAAAATGAAGTCCGCTTCCTTGATTTTGTATCTGTTTGATTTGGGTGATACAGATTTGGTAGAGATCAACCGGGATGTCAATAAGCTGGAAAATCAGGGAGTCCCTTTCTTGAAAGTAGCGAATAAAGTAGATAAAGGTAACCCACAGTTAATGAGTAAGTTAAAAGAAAAATACCCTGACACAATTTTTATCTCTGCCGGGCAAAAAGAGAACTTGGAAGAACTGAAATCCAGGATTTTGGTACTAGTAAATCTGGACAAATTCCGGACAGGAAATACTGTGGTGACTAACGTGCGTCACTATGATTCATTAGTGAAAACCCGGGAATCCTTATTGGATATTCTCACTGGTTTGGACAAGGAAGTGACCAATGACTTTGTGGCGATGGATATCCGCCGCTCCCTTCACTTCCTAGGAGAGATCACCGGTGAGATTACCACAGATGATCTTCTGGAGAATATTTTTAGGAATTTTTGTATCGGGAAATAA
- a CDS encoding nuclear transport factor 2 family protein: MSNLPKVVASLIEAQNNYDSIEFSKCFAETAIVHDEGHKYNGRKEIKSWIEGANDTYKTIMQPVEYLEDSQKLKAKISGNFPGSPLVLTYQFDIKDDQIHSLKIV, from the coding sequence ATGTCTAATTTACCAAAAGTAGTAGCAAGCTTAATTGAAGCTCAAAACAATTACGATAGCATTGAATTCTCTAAGTGTTTTGCTGAAACAGCAATAGTCCATGACGAAGGTCATAAGTATAATGGAAGAAAAGAAATAAAATCATGGATTGAGGGAGCAAATGATACCTATAAAACCATTATGCAGCCCGTAGAATATTTGGAGGACAGTCAGAAACTCAAAGCTAAAATATCTGGAAATTTCCCGGGTAGTCCGCTGGTTTTGACTTATCAGTTTGATATCAAGGATGATCAAATCCATAGTCTAAAGATTGTTTGA